From the Shewanella amazonensis SB2B genome, one window contains:
- a CDS encoding protein-tyrosine phosphatase family protein gives MQKEQCYMCEKSATSAEHVPPKCLFPEFKDAKKNLRVNLITVPSCDEHNGKKSHDDEFLMVSIAGIIGNNSIGYQHYSGKIQRALRRTSYKLLEKVFLRKELVRIGDENKFIEILWGTPDYERLINCFSHIAYGIYHHHFKQKFYGVLKPYLGFLHTNEQNPKAFKAFIKEKVRVELADEPKYGDNLEVFYYQFTKPDNFGIFLVKLCFYQNVDVFVSYMPSGAQKPTHLGFELMNRGIKTIITLGDKEYEFN, from the coding sequence GCTTATTCCCGGAATTTAAAGACGCCAAGAAAAACTTAAGGGTTAACTTAATTACTGTTCCTTCATGCGATGAGCACAATGGAAAAAAATCACATGACGATGAATTCTTGATGGTTAGCATCGCCGGAATAATTGGCAATAACTCAATCGGCTATCAGCATTACAGCGGGAAGATCCAAAGAGCATTAAGAAGAACATCATACAAGTTATTGGAAAAAGTGTTTCTCCGAAAAGAGCTTGTGAGAATAGGGGATGAAAACAAATTCATCGAAATTCTTTGGGGTACTCCCGACTATGAAAGATTAATTAACTGTTTCAGCCACATCGCATATGGAATTTACCATCACCATTTCAAACAGAAATTCTACGGTGTGCTGAAGCCCTATCTAGGGTTTCTTCATACAAATGAGCAAAACCCAAAGGCATTCAAGGCTTTTATAAAAGAAAAGGTACGAGTTGAGCTGGCCGACGAACCGAAATATGGAGACAATCTCGAAGTTTTTTATTACCAATTTACTAAACCTGATAATTTTGGCATTTTTTTGGTCAAGCTTTGCTTTTACCAAAATGTCGATGTATTTGTTTCTTATATGCCATCAGGGGCTCAAAAGCCGACTCATCTTGGCTTCGAACTTATGAATCGAGGGATAAAGACTATTATCACTCTAGGTGACAAAGAGTACGAGTTCAATTGA